A region of the Prochlorococcus marinus XMU1402 genome:
TTTAAAGCGATTCCGAAATCATAACCTGTTGTAAGGTTGTCATCGCGATCGTTACCACCGTCGTCGTCATAGAACATACCAGCGTAGAAGTTAGCGCTGAATGTTGCAGTTGTAGTTTCAGAAAAACTACCTGCTTCGATATTGTTCATTCTTGCTTCTAATCCGTCTACACGGCTGTTAGTAATAGCAAGTTGTTCAGCAGGCGTGAAGTCACTAATAGTAACTTCGTTAGCTGTAGCAGACATAGGAGCTAGAAGACCTAATGTCGCAGGAGCTACAAGTAAGCTTTTAAATAGCTTCATAAATTTCCTCACACGAAATTTAGAGTACACCTTAAGATAGTGCATTTAAGCAAGAAAAATCAAGTATTAAGTAGTACAGTTTTAGATAAATGTGACACTTTTTTAACCTAAACATTACTTTTTATTGGTAATTTCAAATATCTTGACTCAATAAATTAATAATTAATTTGAAAATTTAATTAGATTTTTTAGATATCTTAAATGCGACTTCCTTAGTTTTATAGTTTTTTTTCTTGTTAGATCCCACTGAATCAACGTACCAACCGGAGGCAAGTCTAGTATCTATTTCTTCGTATGAACCAGCAAGGTTCATTTTTTTAATAGACTTTTTTTTATAATCCATAACCTAATACTAATTAACCCTAATAAATATAGCATTAAAAAAAATTTTAACTTTTAAGATATTTGAGTTAGGAAGACTAAAAAAAGATTATGTCTTTAAGAATTACTTATGCCCAATTCTTTAGAAAAAAGAAAAAAAAGATGATTTTTACCTCAACAAAAAAAATATTTAGTTATATTTTTTAAAACTTAAATACCTGAGGAGCACAAGGTTAAATGACTCAAATTAACTTTCTTGTAAATTCACTGCCTAGAGACTTAACTGAATTTGCCTTTTTCTTAATAGTTGGTTTCACTGCCGGATCTATTGGTTTAATTTAAACTAAACAATTTTTTTAATACGAAGTCAAAATTTAGTTTTTGATTAATTTTTGGAATCTAACTACATAAAATATTTAAAATCCTTCCAAACTATATCGTTATTATGAATTTTCACATTTTTAATAATGATTCAATAGGAAAATTAAATTTCGATCTTCCTCCCAAATTTATCAATTCAATTACTGTTAAAAATCCTTTAATTTGTTTATCATTTTTTGATAGTAGACTTGCAACACACCCAACCGTTCCTCCAGTAGCAAGAATATCATCAATAATTGCGAAATTATTGAATTTATCTAGAGAACTTTTTTGAATCGAAAGAGAATCCTCTCCATATTCTAAATTGTAGTTTTGTTTTACTATTTCTCCTGGAAGTTTTCCAGGTTTTCTAGCGACAATCATTGGTTTTGAAGATATTAGAGAAACTGCAGAACCAAAAATAAAACCTCTAGCATCAATAGAAATTATTGCTTCAGAATTTTGAATAATTTTACTTGCACTCATACTCATAATTATTTCATTGAAAACTTTAGGCTCATGAAGAATTCCAAGAACATCTTTAAAATCGATTCCTTTTTCAGGAAAATCTTTATAGGTATTAATTAAATCTTCGAATTTTTTCATTCTTTAAATCTAATGATGAAGGTTAAAAATTAATTGCTTAAAGTAATAATATTATGAAAAAACTACATAAATTTATTATTTTCAAAATAAAGATGTTTTATTTTATTTTCAAATGATCTTTTTTGTAAAAAGATAGATTTAATAAATGTGAGGAAATAAGATTTTTATAAAAATTTGAAGTGTTAAAGAATGGTTCAGTCTCTCCTCGAGACAAATCAATGAATTCATTAAGAAGATGAAAGATAGGACAAAAGACAAAAATCAAAAAAATCGAGCTCTTTAAAAAAATATCAATCCTTAGATAATTAAATCTTTAATATGTTTCTGGAATAATTTATAAAAAAAGTTTTTTAGCTGCAAAAGTTAGCGGCGGTTAGCAAAACTAAATAAGATAATTAATCATTCATAATATTTTATAAAAGGTCTTTTATAAAAGCTGCTTATGA
Encoded here:
- a CDS encoding adenine phosphoribosyltransferase, whose amino-acid sequence is MKKFEDLINTYKDFPEKGIDFKDVLGILHEPKVFNEIIMSMSASKIIQNSEAIISIDARGFIFGSAVSLISSKPMIVARKPGKLPGEIVKQNYNLEYGEDSLSIQKSSLDKFNNFAIIDDILATGGTVGCVASLLSKNDKQIKGFLTVIELINLGGRSKFNFPIESLLKM